DNA from Massilia antarctica:
GAGGGCGGCATTCCGAACGAGACGCGGAACATGCGCGCCAGATGAAACTCCGACATGCACGCCAGCTGCGCCAGCTCGCCCAGGGTGATTGAGTGCGCCAGGTGCTGCTCGATATAGTCCGCCAGGCGGCGCCGCACCAGTGGCGCCAGGCCGCCGCGCAGGCGCAGGTCGCGCCGCACGATGGCCTGCGAGCGAAGCAGCTCGCTCAAGGCGTCATGGGTGATCTCGTTGGCGCGCAGGAGCTGGTCGGGCGCTTCCCAGGATTGCCCCACCAGCGCCCCGCACAACTGCATGATACGGGGGTTTTCAAAGTAGGTGCGGTCGGCCAGGGTCAATTCGCGCGGTTCGCGGTCCAGTTCCACCACGGCGCGCCGCGTGAAATGCTCGGGCATGAAATAGACATGCAGCATTTGCACTTGGCCACGCACCACCCATTGCGACTCGTGCCAGTCGGGCATGGAGCAGAGTTGCTGCGGCGCCCCGTAACGCCCCGGTACGCCGGCGCGCTCGATACGGTAGCCGCCGCCCAGGTAGCACGACAGGGTGTGGTGGCCCGGCTGCACATAGCTGGTGAACTCCTCCACCGCTTCGCGCTTCCAGATCGCCGCAGCCATGCCGTCGCCCAGCCACGCGAAGCGTTCGAGCGTGGCATTGGTGCCGCTCATGGTGTTGAAGACGGCATGGGAAATGGGCGGTGGGCGTGAGTGCATGCTGAAAAGTCTAGCATGGCATGCGCGCCGCTGCTGGCGGCCGGCCCAAAGTGCGCAAGATCAGACAAGTCGCACCAGGCAAGCCGGTTCAAGATGGGGCCATGAATATCTTCCTCTACTTTCTCACCGTCGCGATCTGGGGTACCACCTGGATCGCCATTACCTT
Protein-coding regions in this window:
- a CDS encoding AraC family transcriptional regulator → MHSRPPPISHAVFNTMSGTNATLERFAWLGDGMAAAIWKREAVEEFTSYVQPGHHTLSCYLGGGYRIERAGVPGRYGAPQQLCSMPDWHESQWVVRGQVQMLHVYFMPEHFTRRAVVELDREPRELTLADRTYFENPRIMQLCGALVGQSWEAPDQLLRANEITHDALSELLRSQAIVRRDLRLRGGLAPLVRRRLADYIEQHLAHSITLGELAQLACMSEFHLARMFRVSFGMPPSSWVAQSRIERARGLLKAGKLPLQQIAAACGYADLSHFSHRFSKAVGAPPGRYRQTLAG